DNA sequence from the Rhizoctonia solani chromosome 14, complete sequence genome:
atatataaggaggccaaccgaccatggtaacacccaggtcgattacctcttgttgcatccccattactgtacaagggccttaagcccagtaacccacttagctacttagtccacaccgccttaagcggctttctcgctgtagttacatagctggtcatcgcccttacggccttggtcattgtagcatagctggtcgtcgccgtaggatagcttgctgctgccttacgcggttctctacttagatacatccggccgcaagcgccttcctccttgacgtccttacagacgtctaggacactaacAAGTTTAGCGGTAAAAAAGAAGATGCCCTAAATTTCATCATTGCTTGTCAGGCTTACATAAGGGCAAAAGGAGCAAACCATTCCCATGAAGAAAAGATTTTGTGGGTCACATCATACTTTGAGGGTGCAGCTGAAGACTGGGTCTGTCCAtataaggaaaggaaggtgttcagggGAGAAGCAGTTCCCTTATTAGAAGATATTGATGTTTTCTGGGCCAAATTTACCAAACATTATGTGGATACAAATTGTGATGAGAAGTACTGCCAGAAATGGAATAATTTGCGGCAAAAGGTGTTGGTCCAGGAATATACTTGGGAATTTCAACAATACTCTGTCTCCTTGGGTTATAGCAATGAAACTCTGCGCAACAAATACTATGATGGTCTCAAGAATGACATTAAGGACATTATGCTCTCTaccatgttccaatggcgttgCGCTACTGCCCAACAAGTTTATGACAAAGCAGAAGAAATTGCCAATCACATTGAATCCACTTGTCTATCCAATCCCTCTGTCTCCACTGCTTGCGTCACTGCCACTACTGTTcccacttccacttccaATCCTACTCCTATGCGTACTTGTCTTAATGTTGGGGATAATGTTTACATGATTGATCCTACCActtgccgcgccaagaaaggtGCCATTACTTCAATTGTGCGCACAACTTTGGGTAATATGCCAAATGTTAGATGGAATGGAGAATCTAAAGACACAATGATTCCATTCCCCTCCCTCAAAAAAGATGAACGCcctgttgctgctgcgcCTGTTAAAACCATCATTGCACCTACTCCTGTTCTAGCCTCAAACTCTAAAGGACCAGGtcccatggatcttgatggaagaggATTTTCAAACCTTACATGCCATGTATGCGGCGGAAAAGGTCATTTTGCGCGCAATTGTCCCtccaagcccatgtctggacatgtggctaacgtcaaatggtcttgggaaaggcctaaagaagaaaattggattgaagttgtctctgatgaagaggagttgggaaaaggaaaagccaaggccaattaaggagtaaggcacttggctgtatgcttgcagATTTGCACCATGTAAACAATAATCTTGAAATATTCTCATTATGTAATTCCTCTCAAATATGCATTGTTtactgcaaatccgtgtgaatCTCCTAAAACTCAAAAATCAAGCTTCttggctaaaccttttcagggaaaagccatgattgactCCAgagcaacttcttgcttcatccaccctTGCTTAGTAGAAACATATTGACTTCCTGCTTATCAATATCAAATTCCAAAAAAACTACGTGTCATAGATGGCTgagaaattgattctggccaaATTACCCATTTCACTTGCTTCAAGTGTACCATTGGCAGTCATACTGAAGAACTGGAATGCCACATTTCAaacattggcaatcatcaactAGTTCTGGGAATGTCATGGTTAAAAAAACATAATCCTCAAATTTTGTGGGAGAAACACACACTTGTTTTCAATTTGGTATACTGCTCCAACAATTGCTTATCCACTCCTGCTGTTTTAGAATTAAaagcagtagaagaaatccccATTCCTTATCAAGAGTTTGCTAGAGTATtttcagaagaagaattgtCAAAATTACCACCCCACTGTCCTTACAACATTGCCATTGAATTGCTTCCAGACGCGCAACCACAGCATGGTCCCATATACAGTTTAGGCCCAAAAGAAGATGCAGAGCTCAAGGAAACCATTGAGAAACAGCTCAAGGCTGGACTGATTTGTCCATCTAAGTCCCCTATGGCATCCCCCATActatttgtcaaaaagaaaaacggGAAACTATGCATGTGTGTAGATTATTGGCGCCTgaatagcatgaccaagaaaaacgtctatCCCCTGCCTTTACCACAAAACCTTATTGAAAAGCTACAAGGTGCCAAAATAtttagtaaatttgatctcaAGGCAGGATATAATTTAGTCCAAATTaaagaaggcaacaaatggaaaacagccttcaaaacaaaatacaGATTATTCAAATATTtggttatgccctttggATTGACAAATGCGCCGGCGGCTTTTCAGGATatgatgaatgagatatttagaGACCTATTGGATGTTTATGTCATCATATATCTGGACAATATTCTAGTCTTTTCCTTGAATGAAGAAGATCATGAAATTCATGTGCAAGAAGTACTCAGGAGGCTACAGGACAACAACCTCTTTTGCAACATCAagaaatgccatttccatgtCAAGAAAATCGATTACCTAGGGTTCATTATATTGGAATTTGGCATAGAAGTGGACCAGTCTAAAGTAACCAACGCACTGAACTGGTCCATTCCCAAAAATGTCAAAAATATACAAGAATTCCTGGGTTTTGTGAATTTTTATAGACAATTCATCCctaattttggcaatatggcACAACCCCTATACAATTTGCTTAAGAAAGATAgtacttggaaatgggaattGGCAGAACAACAATCTTTTGAAGGTCTAAAGAAATGTCTTACGTCAGCACCATTGCTCCTACAACCAGATACAACAAAACAGTTCTACATAGAATGTGATGCATCAGACTATGCCACTGGGGCAATATTATCCCAACGCAATGAGGAAGGAAAACTGGCCCCAGTAGTCTACCTATCTAAGTCACTGTCCCTGGCCAAAAAGAACTATGACATTTTTGATAAGGAATTGCTAGCTGTCATCAgggcatttaaagaatggcgTCACCTGCTAGAAGGATTGGAATtgccagtccaagttctaacGGATCATAAAAACTTGGAGTATTTTTCCACATCACAATCCCTGAATAAACGGCAAATCAGATGGGCAAACTTCTTGGTTgactacaatttccaaattaTCTACAGACCTGGGgcacaaaacaaaaaagcaGACATTCTCTTGTAACAATATGAtttagtaccccttgaaggggggatagagaaccaggttctcctgaaaccagAACTTTTTATTGCATCTGTCACCCCAGATCAAGAGATCAACAACCTAATTGGCAAAGCCATCTATGAGGATGACCGTCTGAAAGAAATTCTGCATAagctccagaacaaggatAAAGTCACAGACTGGGAACTAAAAGAAGGGTtactatggtatcaaggaaaaatctttgtacctaAAGATGATACTATCAGGAATCTCATCTTGGAATCTAGGCATGACGCATTAGCcacaggacatccaggacagGCCAGAACATTAGAACTTGTCTCTAGaaattactactggccatcCCTGAAAAAATTTGTCAACTCTTATGTCAGTCATTGCAAAACGTGCATTAGATCAAAGCCAACCAATCAGGTGCCCATAGGATTATTAAAACCattgcaaattcctgaaTGCCCTTGGGAAGACATAGCatatgatatgattgtgggATTACCAGTTTCAGAGGGATTTGACGCCATCCTCACTGTCATTGACCAATTTTCAAAAATGGTTCACTTTATtcccacccaatccacagcGTCTGCtattgacattgccaacttGTTCATCACATATGTTTGGAAATTACATGGCTTGCCCAGGAGTACCATTTCAGACAGAGGCCCCACATTcaatgccaagtttatttGTCATCTCTATAAAAGATTGGACATCAAACCTTTGTACTCTACAGCCTATCACCCACAAACAGATGGGCAGACAGAACAAATACAACAAGAGGCCAAGATCTTCATTTGCATGTTTGGAAACCATCAACAATCAGATTGGGTATCATTATTACCCctggctgaatttgctcTTAATAACCTAAAACATTCTTCTATGGGCAAATCCCCATTCCAGACATGCTATGGCTTAAACCCTTGATTTACTGTTGGTCAGAAAACAGAGGAATTGGTACCCAACGCGGATGAACATGCGGAGTACTTAGAAAAGGGCTACAATGAAGTCAAAGCAGCACTTTCCTTATCACAAGAAAAGATGAAATACTTCTATGATCAGCGTCACagaaaagaagaggaaaTCCAAGTAGGAGACAAAGTTTGGTTGAGTCATCAGAATATATCTACTGATAGGCCATCCATCAAACTCAGCCATAAAAAGCTAGGTCCCTACCTGGTAGTGAAAAAAATTGGATTGCATGCATATAAACTTCAACTACCCCAtaccatgcgcatacatccagtcttTCATATTAATCTTCTGACAAAGTTCCACCC
Encoded proteins:
- a CDS encoding Retrotransposon gag protein; translated protein: MPGLGKMGEANLTPSPIQSGWSATSSCTHTPAPAAVPPHVYSPMSFDQMLHCKLLDMVAQNMIILKKEFLQLQGAYEAQGDQLALLRAELEEHCKQLHNQHIFYSNQIQGAASSIQAVQDQLLHMSTICPTAPPPPPPPSGTATTSNIPPPAPTTSNSDLNGKKEDALNFIIACQAYIRAKGANHSHEEKILWVTSYFEGAAEDWVCPYKERKVFRGEAVPLLEDIDVFWAKFTKHYVDTNCDEKYCQKWNNLRQKVLVQEYTWEFQQYSVSLGYSNETLRNKYYDGLKNDIKDIMLSTMFQWRCATAQQVYDKAEEIANHIESTCLSNPSVSTACVTATTVPTSTSNPTPMRTCLNVGDNVYMIDPTTCRAKKGAITSIVRTTLGNMPNVRWNGESKDTMIPFPSLKKDERPVAAAPVKTIIAPTPVLASNSKGPGPMDLDGRGFSNLTCHVCGGKGHFARNCPSKPMSGHVANVKWSWERPKEENWIEVVSDEEELGKGKAKAN
- a CDS encoding Retrotransposable element Tf2 protein: MSWLKKHNPQILWEKHTLVFNLVYCSNNCLSTPAVLELKAVEEIPIPYQEFARVFSEEELSKLPPHCPYNIAIELLPDAQPQHGPIYSLGPKEDAELKETIEKQLKAGLICPSKSPMASPILFVKKKNGKLCMCVDYWRLNSMTKKNVYPLPLPQNLIEKLQGAKIFSKFDLKAGYNLVQIKEGNKWKTAFKTKYRLFKYLVMPFGLTNAPAAFQDMMNEIFRDLLDVYVIIYLDNILVFSLNEEDHEIHVQEVLRRLQDNNLFCNIKKCHFHVKKIDYLGFIILEFGIEVDQSKVTNALNWSIPKNVKNIQEFLGFVNFYRQFIPNFGNMAQPLYNLLKKDSTWKWELAEQQSFEGLKKCLTSAPLLLQPDTTKQFYIECDASDYATGAILSQRNEEGKLAPVVYLSKSLSLAKKNYDIFDKELLAVIRAFKEWRHLLEGLELPVQVLTDHKNLEYFSTSQSLNKRQIRWANFLNQVLLKPELFIASVTPDQEINNLIGKAIYEDDRLKEILHKLQNKDKVTDWELKEGLLWYQGKIFVPKDDTIRNLILESRHDALATGHPGQARTLELVSRNYYWPSLKKFVNSYVSHCKTCIRSKPTNQVPIGLLKPLQIPECPWEDIAYDMIVGLPVSEGFDAILTVIDQFSKMVHFIPTQSTASAIDIANLFITYVWKLHGLPRSTISDRGPTFNAKFICHLYKRLDIKPLYSTAYHPQTDGQTEQIQQEAKIFICMFGNHQQSDWKTEELVPNADEHAEYLEKGYNEVKAALSLSQEKMKYFYDQRHRKEEEIQVGDKVWLSHQNISTDRPSIKLSHKKLGPYLVVKKIGLHAYKLQLPHTMRIHPVFHINLLTKFHPNPHRRNPPQPAPIITEEGKEEYEVEKILDSKWKGQGKTKKLWYLVKWKGYDKGSNLWEPIDNVGNAQEVLEEFHKEHPDAVGA